The following coding sequences are from one Seonamhaeicola sp. ML3 window:
- a CDS encoding DUF2797 domain-containing protein — MFYQGVLTKMKSEFASPIQYYLVFENDFINMNQLLNKTITMEFVKYQCLNCGEDKPIYRQGFDKQCFFEVPQAADWVMRPELSKAHLGIEDRDLEFEKNAQLQPHIVYLANSSNVKVGVTRKSQVPTRWIDQGAHEAIEIIEVPNRYLAGITEVALKEQVSDKTNWRKMLKHDIEDEDLQEWRQRLKDFIPHEVIDYFIEYNTETNLQFPVSQYPEKPKSLNIVKAQTYTGKLVGVKGQYLIFEDETVFNVRANEGIVVKISF, encoded by the coding sequence ATGTTCTATCAAGGTGTTTTAACAAAAATGAAGTCGGAGTTTGCAAGCCCTATTCAATATTATTTAGTGTTTGAAAATGATTTTATTAATATGAATCAGTTGTTAAATAAAACTATAACAATGGAGTTTGTAAAATACCAATGTTTAAATTGTGGGGAAGATAAGCCAATTTACCGTCAGGGTTTTGATAAACAATGTTTTTTTGAAGTGCCACAAGCTGCCGATTGGGTTATGAGACCAGAACTTAGCAAAGCGCATTTGGGTATTGAAGACCGCGACTTGGAATTTGAAAAAAATGCACAATTACAACCTCATATTGTGTATTTGGCTAATTCCAGTAATGTAAAAGTTGGGGTAACAAGAAAGAGTCAAGTACCAACGCGATGGATTGATCAGGGGGCTCATGAAGCCATTGAGATTATTGAAGTGCCTAACCGATATCTTGCGGGGATAACTGAAGTTGCTCTAAAAGAACAGGTTTCTGATAAAACGAATTGGCGTAAAATGTTAAAGCACGATATAGAAGACGAAGATTTACAAGAGTGGCGACAACGTCTTAAAGATTTTATACCACATGAGGTTATCGATTATTTTATAGAGTACAACACTGAGACTAATTTGCAGTTTCCAGTAAGCCAGTACCCTGAAAAGCCAAAAAGTTTAAATATTGTAAAAGCTCAAACTTACACAGGTAAGTTAGTAGGAGTTAAAGGTCAGTATTTAATTTTTGAGGATGAAACAGTTTTCAATGTAAGGGCAAATGAGGGAATTGTTGTAAAAATCTCATTCTAA